Within the Pseudomonas chlororaphis subsp. aurantiaca genome, the region CGGTAGAGAATCCCGTAGATACGCTCGATCAGGTCGACGTCCACCACCGAATAGTTAGTGTTCTGGTACTCGTGGACCAGACGCTCGCGCTCGCCGCTCGGCTGCTGGAACACCAGGTCGGTGAAGGCCGGCGAGAACACTTCGTTGACGAACGGGCTGTCGTCCGCCGGCTTCAGCGCCGAACCGCGCATCAGCATGTCCACCTGCACCGAAGGGAAGCTGTCGTTGAGGTCGATGAAAGCCTCCGCCGCGCTCTGCCCACCACCGATGATCGCCACGTTCATCGGCTTGCCGCTGGTGCACGGCTGGCTGGCCATGCGCTCCAGGTAGTGCGCGTGGTGGAACACCCGGCCATCGTCCTTGAGCGCCTTGAAGGTGTCCGGGATCAGTGGCGTGCCACCAGGGCTGACCACCACCGAACGGCTGGTACGGACGAATTCCTGGCCCTGGCTGTCGCGGGAAATCACCCGCAGCGCCTCGACCTGCTGGTTGTGCAGCACCGGCTCGATGGCCAGCACTTCTTCACCGTAGCGGCTCTGCTCCTGGAAGTGCCCGGCGACCCAGCGCAGGTAGTCGTTGAACTCCATGCGGCACGGATAGAAGGTGCCCAGGTTGATGAAGTCCACCAGGCGGCCGTGGTGCTTGAGGTAGTTGACGAAGGAGTACGGGCTGGTCGGATTGCGCAGGGTCACCAGGTCCTTGAGGAAGGAAATCTGCAGGTCGCTCTGGGCCACCAGCGTGTTGCCGTGCCAGCGGTAGTCGGCCTGCTTGTCGAGAAACAGTGCGTCCAGCGGCCCCTGGATCTGGCCACGTTCTTCCAGCGCGATAGCCAGCGCCAGATTCGAGGGGCCGAAACCGATACCGATCAGGTCGTGAACGATGGTCGATGCAATTGCCTGTGTCATTTCCAGTGTCCTCTGGATAAATCCCTCAACGCGGGGAGAAATCGACGGTGACCTGATCGGCCCATGGCGAGGCAGCAGGTCGTCTGTTGAGTAGGAACGAGGACAGTGAAAAAAAATTTAACAAAGAAGGATCAATGGGCGTCCCACTGCCGGACCCGCACCCGGCAATGTTTCATCGCATTGACAATGTGCTTCTCCACCAGGCTGCGGGAAATCCCCAGGCGCTCGGCGATCTCGGGGTGGGACAGGCCTTCGAGCTTGCGCAGCAGGAAGCTTTCCCGGCACAGCGGCGGCAGTTCCGCCAGCGCCCGTTGCAGCATGTCCAGGCGCTGGCCGTGGTCGATGCTGGTTTGCGGCGAGGGGCTGAAGAAGCGCTCTTCATTGTCGAGCACATCCAGCGGCTCGACCTGGCGCAAGGCGTTGCGCCGATGGCCGTCGATCACCAGGTTCAGCGCCGTGCGATAGAGGAAGGCCCGCGGTTGCTCGATCGGCGTGTCGCTGGAGCGCTCCAGCACCCGCACGTAAGCGTCATGCACCACATCTTCGGCCACCTGCAGGTTGCCCAGCTTGGCGTTGAGGAAACACACCAGCTCGCGATAGTAGTTTTCCAACATGACTCCCGACCGCGATACGCGGCTTTTGTCCTTGAGTACAACCGGCGCCCCGCCCCTGGGCAGGCGATTCGATGATGGCAGTTTAGAAGTGGCGTAATTTATAGTAATTCTCATATAGATTTAAAGTGCTGCGTCGGTTCGCCGGATTTATTTTCGTCGCCTAACCTGTAACCCCTTCACCTGTAACGCCATGTGTCATGGCTTAAATTCCCCCCGGCGCTTCTCGTCTACCTGACAGCTCCCCGTATCTGTCGCGCTATCGACAGCCTCCGGCCCTGCCCACGCCCCTGGGCCTGGCCGGTCGACGGGCCGACTTCCATTGGCCGGAACCCTGCATGAAACGTCCCCGTCATCCCCGACGCGCCCTGCTTGTCACCCTGTGTCTGATTCCCATCATCGCCCTCGCCGCCTGGCAGATCCTGCCGCCGGGGCGCGACCAGCTCGCCACCGTGCAGGTCAGCCGCGGCACCATCGAAAGCAGCGTGACCGCCCTGGGCACCCTGCAACCGCGGCGTTATGTCGACGTCGGTGCCCAGGCGTCCGGGCAGATCCGCAAGATCCACGTCGAAGCCGGCGACCCGGTCAAGGAAGGCCAGCTGCTGGTGGAGATCGACCCCGCCACCCAGCAGGCCAAGCTCGACGCCAGCCGCTTCTCCATCGAGAACCTGCAGGCCCAGTTGCAAGAGCAGCGGGCGCAGAACGAGCTGGCCCGGCAGAAATACCAGCGCCAGCAGAACCTCGCCGCCGGCGGCGCGACCCGCGACGAAGACGTGCAGACCGCCCGCGCCGAACTCAAGGCCACCCAGGCGCGGATCGACATGATCCAGGCGCAGATCCGCCAGGCCCAGGCCAGCCTGCGCAGCGACCAGGCCGAGCTGGGCTATACGCGCATCTATGCGCCGATGTCCGGCACCGTGGTCGCGGTGGACGCCCGCGAAGGCCAGACCCTCAACGCCCAGCAGCAGACACCGCTGATCCTGCGCATCGCCCGGCTGTCGCCGATGACCGTCTGGGCCGAAGTTTCCGAAGCCGATATCGGCCACGTCAAACCGGGCATGAGCGCCTACTTCACCACCTTGAGCGGCGGCGCCCGGCGCTGGACCAGCACCGTGCGGCAGATCCTGCCGATCCCACCCAAGCCGCTGAACGAAAGCAGCCAGGGCAGTGGCAGCCCCAACAGTTCGAGCAAGAGCGGCAGCGGCCGGGTGGTGCTCTACACCGTGCTGCTGGATGTGGATAACGCCGACAACGCCTTGATGGCCGAGATGACCGCCCAGGTGTTTTTTGTCGCCGAGCGCGCGCAGGACGTTCTCACCGCACCGATCGCCGCCCTGCAGGGCAGCGCCGAGAGCGGCGTGCAGCTGGCCCGGGTGGCGGCGAAAAACGGTTCGATCGAGGAGCGCAAGGTGCGGGTCGGCATCAGCGACCGCTTGCGCATCCAGGTGCTGGACGGCCTCGACGAAGGCGATCACCTGCTGATCGGTCCCGCGCAAAGCAGCGGAGGCTGAATGCAGACCCCGCTGATCGACCTCAAGGGCATCCGCAAATCCTATGGCGGCGGCGACACGCCGCAGGTGGACGTGCTGCGTGGCATCGACCTTTCGATCCACGCCGGCGAGTTCGTTGCCATCGTCGGTGCTTCCGGCTCCGGCAAATCGACGCTGATGAACATCCTCGGCTGCCTCGACCGCCCGACCTCGGGCGAGTACCTGTTCGCCGGGGAAAACGTCGCCCGGCTGGGCAGCGACGAACTGGCCTGGCTGCGCCGCGAAGCCTTCGGCTTCGTGTTCCAGGGCTACCACCTGATTGCGTCCGGCTCGGCCCAGGAAAACGTCGAGATGCCGGCGATCTATGCCGGCACCCCGGCGGCCGAGCGCCATGCCCGCGCCGCCGCCCTGCTCGACCGCCTGGGCCTGGCCTGCCGCACCGGCAACCGCCCGCACCAATTGTCCGGCGGCCAGCAGCAGCGGGTGTCGATCGCCCGCGCGCTGATGAACGGCGGCCATATCATCCTCGCCGACGAACCCACCGGCGCCCTCGACAGCCACAGCGGCGCCGAGGTCATGGCGCTGCTCGACGAACTGGCCAGCCAGGGCCATGTGGTGATTCTCATCACCCACGACCGCGAAGTCGCGGCCCGGGCCAAGCGCATCATCGAAATCCGCGACGGCGAGATCATCAGCGACACCGCCGACGACCACCCCCAGGTCCAGGCCAGCGCCAACAGCGGCGCCCTGCAGGCGGTGGACCTGCGCCAGCGCCTGGCCGATGGCAGCGAACACAACGGCGCCTGGAAAGGCGAACTGGTGGACGCCGTGCAGGCGGCCTGGCGGGTGATGTGGATCAACCGTTTCCGCACCGCCCTGACCCTGCTGGGGATCGTCATAGGCGTGGCCTCGGTGGTGGTGATGCTGGCGGTGGGCGAAGGCAGCAAGCGCCAGGTCATGGCGCAGATGGGCGCCTTTGGCTCGAACATCATTTACCTGGGTGGCTATATGCCCAACCCACGCACCCCGCCCGGCATCATCACCCTCGACGACGTCGCCGCCCTGGCCGCCCTGCCGCAGGTCAAGCGCATCATGCCGGTCAATGGCGCCGAGGCCGGCGTGCGCTTCGGCAATGTCGACCACACCAGCTACGTCGGCGGCAACGACACCAACTTCCCGGCCATCTTCAACTGGCCGGTGGTCGAGGGTAGCTATTTCACCGAGGCCGACGAGCGTGGCGCGGCGGCCGTGGCGGTGATCGGCAAAAAAGTCCGCGACAAGTTGCTCAAGGACGTGGCCAATCCCATCGGCCAATACATCCTGATCGAGAACGTGCCATTCCAGGTGGTCGGCGTGCTGGCGGAAAAAGGCGCCAGCTCCGGCGACCAGGACAGCGACGATCGCATCGCCATCCCCTACTCCGCCGCGAGCATCCGCCTGTTCGGCAGCCACAACCCGGAGTACGTGGCGATCGCCACCAGCAATGCGCGCAAGGTCAAGGAGGCCGAGCAGGCCATCGACCAGCTGATGCTGCGCATGCACGGCGGCAAGCGCGACTTCGAGCTGACCAACAACGCGGCGATGATCCAGGCCGAGGCCCGGACCCAGAACACCCTGTCGCTGATGCTCGGCGCCATCGCCGCGATCTCGCTGCTGGTGGGCGGTATCGGGGTGATGAACATCATGCTCATGACCGTGCGCGAACGCACCCGCGAGATCGGCATCCGCATGGCCACCGGCGCCCGCCAGCGCGACATCCTGCGCCAGTTCCTCACCGAGGCGGTGATGCTCTCGGTGGTCGGTGGCCTGGCCGGGATCGGCGTGGCGCTGATCATCGGCGGCATCCTGATCCTCAGCGAAGTGGCGGTGGCCTTCTCCCTGGTGGCGGTCCTGGGCGCCTTCGCCTGCGCCCTGGTCACCGGCGTCATCTTCGGCTTCATGCCGGCCCGCAAAGCAGCCCGACTCGACCCGGTCACGGCCCTCACCAGTGAATGATCGACCTATGAAAGCGCCCCTCAGCCTTATCGCCGCCAGCCTGTTGCTGGCGGCCTGCAGCGGCCCCGCGCCGCGCCCGGACAGCGGCCTGCAGGCACCGCCCGCCTGGCACTCGCCCCATACCGCGGCCGCGCAGCAGGACAACCGCCAATGGTGGACCCGCTTCGGCAGCCCGGAACTGGAGCGCCTGATCGAGCAGGCCCGCCTGGGCAGCCACGACCTGGCCGCCGCCACGGCCCGGGTGCGCCAGGCGCAGGCCACGGCGGTGGTCGCCGGCGCGCCGTTGCTACCGGAACTCAAGGGCGCGCTCAATGCCAACCGGCAGAAGCTGCTGCGCGGCAACGGCTACAGCCAACTGGACGCCGACAGCAGCAACAAGGCCGTGGACTACTTCGACGCCAGCCTCAGCGCCAGCTATGAAATCGACTTCTGGGGCGGCAAGCGCGCGGCCCGCGACAGCGCCGTGGAAAGCCTGCGGGCCAGCGAATTCGACCAGGCCACCGTCGAGCTGACCCTGCTCGGCGGCGTCGCCAACAGCTACACCCAGGTGCTGTCGCTGCGCGAGCAGAGCCGCATCGCCGAACTCAACCTGGCCAATGCGCAAAGCGTGCTCAGGCTGGTGCAGACCCGCTACGACTCGGGCTCGGCCACCGCCCTGGAACTGGCCCAGCAGAAGAGCCTGGTGGCCGCCCAGCAGCGCCAGTTGCCATTGGTGCAGCAACAGGCCGAGGACGCGCGGATCACCCTCGCCGCCCTGCTCGGCCAGCCGGTACAGAACCTCGATCTCGGCCAGCAACCCTTCGCCCAGCTGACCTGGCCCAGCATCGATGCCGGCGTGCCCAGCGACCTGTTGAGCCGCCGCCCGGACATCGCCAGCGCCGAAGCCAGGCTCGCCGCCGCCCAGGCCGACGTCACGGTGGCGCGGGCGGCGATGCTGCCCAGCGTCACCCTGAGCGCCAGCCTCGGTTCGGGCGCCGATACGGCCTCGGATATCCTGCGCAGCCCGTTCTATAACCTCACCAGTGCCTTGGCGGCGCCGATCTTCAACGCCGGCCGCCTGAGCGCCGAGCGCGACCGGGCCCGGGCGCGCCAGCAAGAGCTGCTGGAAAGCTATCGCGGGGCGATCGTCAATGGCTTCGCCGATGTGGAAAAGGCCCTCGCCAGCATCCGCGGCCTCGATCGGCAGCGGCAATGGCAGAGCGAAGAACTGCGCCAGGCACAGATCGCCTTCGACATCGCCCAGAGCCGCTACCAGGCCGGCGCCGCCGACCTGCTCACGGTCCTGGAAACCCAGCGCACCCTGTACGCCGCCCAGGACCAGAACGTGCAACTGCGACTGTCACGCCTGCAGGCCAGCATCGCCCTGTACAAGGCTTTGGGGGGCGGCTGGAAAGCGCTTTGATCCCGAACACGCAGACGCTGCGCCGCCTCTGTAGCCGCTGCCGAGCGCAGCGAGGCTGCGACCGGGCGCGAAGCGGCCGTGAATCAGGCAACACGGTGTTTCAGACAAATCCCGTGCACAGGCTTTGCGAGGACTGCGTCGGAATGCCGCCCACCTCGATCGCAGCCTCGCAAGCTCGGCAGCGGCTACCGGGCCTTGGTGTCTGCACGGGCGTGAGCATTGTTACAGCAACCGCTCACGCACCTTCAGGTGGCGGGCATACCAGGGCCGCTTGGGCACTTTGCGAAACAGCTCGGCCAGCTTGCCTTCCTCGGCGAAGGTGATGCGCAAAGCCAGCTTCATGGTTTCCGGGTCCATCTCCACCGAGCGCCCCAGCTGCAGGCCGGGGGTGGTGCTGCAACCGTGGGTGTCCGGGCCCAGCCAGGGGTCGTCGATCTCGACCCAGCGCCCGGGAGCGAACCAGGGCACGCCGTTGACTTCAAGGCGGCTGACTTCTCCCGGGTGAAAGCGCTCATGGGCGCGGAACCAGTCCTCCACGCGGTCGTCGATCCAGCCGTGGAAATGCCAGAACACCGGGCTCACATGGGAAGAAAACGGATCGCCGAGGAAGTCGTTTTCCGCGGCGTACCAGCGCGCCGAAAAGTCCGCCGGATCGCGGGCGAACGGCACCGGCGCGCCGTTGGAGGGGTCGCGCGGCACCGAGGCCCAGCGCATGTGCAGCCAGTCGTGCAGGCCCAACTCCACCTCGGAACCGAACTGCCCCAGGGTCAGCGTCGACAAGTAGCGCGGGTCGCGGTAACGCGATTCCCAGACCTGGAAGTTACTGTGGTAGGTCTCGGCGGTCTTGATGTCGCTGACCCACTGGGTGTACTCGGCGTCGTCGCTGGCCAGCCAGGTCGGCGGCAAGGCGAAGCCGTCGTGATTGTCGAAATAACGGGCAAACCCCTGGCGATCGCGCTCCAGCTCCGGCTGCGGGGTCGGGAAGTTCAGCCAGGACGGCAGGTCCTGCATGGAACGCGCGGTGCCGAGCATGTGCCGGTGCATGAAAAAGAAATCGATGCCCGAGCCGTTGCGGTCCTTGCGCTTGCCCCGGGCATCACGCTCCTGGCCACGCGGGCCGGGCTGCCAGCCGATGCCGCGCAGGGCGTCGCGCTTCTCTTCGGACAGGGTGTGCCACTTGTCCCGCGAGGCGTGCCACAGCTGGTGAAACAGCCGGTGCTCGGGGGAAACCAGCCAGGCCAGCAGCGTCGGATTCAGGCCGATACGCTGGCGGGCTTCGGGAAACAGCTGCTTGGTGGCGACGAAGCGATTGTCCTGCTCGGGCAGCGCCAGCGGCCGGTCCAGGCGCAGGATACGCCCGCTGAGGGTGCCGCTGCCGGCGTTGCCGAAATCGGCCCAGACCTCGTCGAGCACCACGTTGAACTCATAACAAGGCGCGCCGTCGCGGGCATCGACGCTTACCAGGCGCCAATAAAGCTGCTTCGGATCGGGCGCCAGCAGATCGCCGACTACCCGATAACGCGGCTCGGCCTCGCCGCGCAATGCCTCGGCACGGTCCAGGTAGCCGCGCAGGCCGCGCCCGCGCTGGGCAATGTCGAGAAACAGTTCCAGCCCCTCGCGCGGCAGGCCCGCCAGGCCGGCGTCCGCGCCCTCGAAGCGCAGGGTCCAGACCCCGCGCAGCTTGTCCGCCAATTGCTGGCCGGCGGTGTCCGCCAGATCGACCGTCGCTTCGCCGGGGGTTTGCGGCTCCTCCTCACGCGTCAGTTCACGGTGCGCATAAATGGCCGCGGGCACCGCAGCTCCAGTGAGCGCCAAGCCTGCGATAAACCCTCGTCGAGAAATCGTCATTGCCCTACCTGTGTCAGCCCTGAAGCAGGCTTTATCCCAGCTAGGACGTTTGCAGAGGGGGGAAATTTAAGCGGCGCCAACAAAGGCCCGCGCCCGCCGCGCAGACCGGCCACGGGGCCTAATTTTCCACAGACCTCACTCGTTCTTCCCAGATAGCAAAGGCGCTGCACCTGTACCGGCACGCCTGCACCTTGACGGCGAACCCGACTGAGATGGCAATGACAAAACCACGTTCGAAAAAGGCTCTTTACATCGGTCTGCCGCTGGCCCTGGCCATCGGCGCCGGAGCAGGCTTTCTGGCCTGGGACTACTGGTTCCGTGGCAACCCCGGCTACCCGGTCAAGGTGATCAAGCAGGCCGATGAATTGCAGGAACGCATCCTGTCGTTCGACAGCCACATCAGCCTGCCGCTGGACTTCGGCGCCGCCGGCAACGAGTTCGACAAGGACGGCGGTGGCCAGTTCGACCTGGTCAAGGCCAACCGCGGGCGGCTGTCCGGCGCGGCCCTGACCATTTTCGGCTGGCCGGAAATGTGGAATGGCCCCAACGCGCCGCACCGCCCCACCGAGGGTTTTGTCGAGGAAGCGCGCAACCAGCAGGAGGTGCGCTACAAGATCATCTCCGGCATGGTCCGCGACTTCCCCAACCAGGTCGGCATCGCCTACACCCCGGACGATTTCCGCCGCCTGCACGGCGAAGGCAAGTTCGCGATCTTCATCAGCATGCTCAACGCCTACCCCCTGGGCAACGACCTGAACCTGCTGGACCTGTGGACCGCCCGTGGCATGCGCATGTTCGGCTTCAGCTACATCGGCAACAACGCCTGGGCCGACTCCTCGCGACCGCTGCCGTTCTTCAACGACTCGCCGGACGCCCTCGATGGCCTGTCGGAGATCGGCAAGCAGGCGGTGCACCGCCTCAACGACCTGGGGGTGATCATCGATGTCTCGCAGATGTCGACCAAGGCCCTGGAGCAAGTGGCGCAATTGAGCCGCACGCCGATGGTGGCCTCGCACTCGGCGCCACGGGCCTCGGTGGATATCCCGCGCAACCTCAGCGACAAGGAAATGCAGCTGATCAAGAACAGCGGCGGCGTGGTCCAGGTGGTCGGCTTCTCGCAGTACCTGCGCCCGCTGACCCAGGCCACCCAGGACAAGCTCAACGCCCTGCGCGCGCGCTTCGACCTGCCACCGCTGCCGAACCTGGCCATGGCCCTGATGCCGGGCGACCCGATCATCTCGGCCTGGCCGGAACAGAAGTTCGGCCAGTACGCCGGCGAGCTCTACGCCATCCTCGAGGAAGAGCCCAAGGCGACCCTCAAGGACCTGGGCGACGCCATCGACTACACCGTGCGCAAGATCGGCATCGACCATGTCGGCATCAGCTCGGACTTCAACGAAGGCGGCGGGGTCAAGGGCTGGGAGAACGTCGGCCAGATCCGCAACGTCACCGCCGAGCTGCTGTCGCGCGGCTACTCGGAGGCGGACATCGCCAAGCTCTGGGGCGGCAACTTCCTGCGAGTCTGGGACCAGGTGCAGAAGGCCGCGCGCCCGGTAGCCAACCGTTGAACCTCTTTTGCCGTCAAGTGAAACCGACCCATGACTGATCGTCGTACTTTTCTCAAGCAGGCCGGCGTCCTCGCCGCCAGCCTGCCGCTGGGCAATGCCGCCCTCGCCGCCCTGGCCCGGGCCGACGAGCCCCGCGACAGCACCCCAGCGTCCGGGGACAAATGGCTGCAACTGCGCCAACTGTTCAATCAGGACCCGGACTACCTGCACTTCTCCAACTTCCTGGTGACCTCCCACCCCAAGCCGGTGCGCGACGCCATCGAGCGCCACCGCGCGAGCATCGACCGCAACCCCGGCCTGGCCATGGACTGGGACCTGGAGGAAACCTGGAAGCGCGAAGCCGAGGTGCGCAAATGGGCCGGGCGCTACCTGGACGCCAAGCCCGGGCAGATCGCCCTGACCGGCAGCACCAGCGAAGGCCTGGCGATGATCTACGGCGGCATCCATGTGCACCCGGACCAAGAGATCCTCACCACCGTCCACGAGCATTACTCCACCGAGTACAGCCTGGACTTTCGAGTGAAAAAACAAGGCACCCAGGTGCGCAAGATCAAGCTGTTCGAGAACGCCCATACGGTGTCGGCGGACGAAGTGCTGGGCTCGATCAAGCGCAGCATCCGCCCCAACACCCGGGTGCTGGGCATGACCTGGGTGCAGTCCG harbors:
- a CDS encoding MacB family efflux pump subunit: MQTPLIDLKGIRKSYGGGDTPQVDVLRGIDLSIHAGEFVAIVGASGSGKSTLMNILGCLDRPTSGEYLFAGENVARLGSDELAWLRREAFGFVFQGYHLIASGSAQENVEMPAIYAGTPAAERHARAAALLDRLGLACRTGNRPHQLSGGQQQRVSIARALMNGGHIILADEPTGALDSHSGAEVMALLDELASQGHVVILITHDREVAARAKRIIEIRDGEIISDTADDHPQVQASANSGALQAVDLRQRLADGSEHNGAWKGELVDAVQAAWRVMWINRFRTALTLLGIVIGVASVVVMLAVGEGSKRQVMAQMGAFGSNIIYLGGYMPNPRTPPGIITLDDVAALAALPQVKRIMPVNGAEAGVRFGNVDHTSYVGGNDTNFPAIFNWPVVEGSYFTEADERGAAAVAVIGKKVRDKLLKDVANPIGQYILIENVPFQVVGVLAEKGASSGDQDSDDRIAIPYSAASIRLFGSHNPEYVAIATSNARKVKEAEQAIDQLMLRMHGGKRDFELTNNAAMIQAEARTQNTLSLMLGAIAAISLLVGGIGVMNIMLMTVRERTREIGIRMATGARQRDILRQFLTEAVMLSVVGGLAGIGVALIIGGILILSEVAVAFSLVAVLGAFACALVTGVIFGFMPARKAARLDPVTALTSE
- the pvdM gene encoding pyoverdine-tailoring dipeptidase-like protein PvdM, which codes for MTKPRSKKALYIGLPLALAIGAGAGFLAWDYWFRGNPGYPVKVIKQADELQERILSFDSHISLPLDFGAAGNEFDKDGGGQFDLVKANRGRLSGAALTIFGWPEMWNGPNAPHRPTEGFVEEARNQQEVRYKIISGMVRDFPNQVGIAYTPDDFRRLHGEGKFAIFISMLNAYPLGNDLNLLDLWTARGMRMFGFSYIGNNAWADSSRPLPFFNDSPDALDGLSEIGKQAVHRLNDLGVIIDVSQMSTKALEQVAQLSRTPMVASHSAPRASVDIPRNLSDKEMQLIKNSGGVVQVVGFSQYLRPLTQATQDKLNALRARFDLPPLPNLAMALMPGDPIISAWPEQKFGQYAGELYAILEEEPKATLKDLGDAIDYTVRKIGIDHVGISSDFNEGGGVKGWENVGQIRNVTAELLSRGYSEADIAKLWGGNFLRVWDQVQKAARPVANR
- a CDS encoding sigma-70 family RNA polymerase sigma factor translates to MLENYYRELVCFLNAKLGNLQVAEDVVHDAYVRVLERSSDTPIEQPRAFLYRTALNLVIDGHRRNALRQVEPLDVLDNEERFFSPSPQTSIDHGQRLDMLQRALAELPPLCRESFLLRKLEGLSHPEIAERLGISRSLVEKHIVNAMKHCRVRVRQWDAH
- a CDS encoding efflux transporter outer membrane subunit gives rise to the protein MKAPLSLIAASLLLAACSGPAPRPDSGLQAPPAWHSPHTAAAQQDNRQWWTRFGSPELERLIEQARLGSHDLAAATARVRQAQATAVVAGAPLLPELKGALNANRQKLLRGNGYSQLDADSSNKAVDYFDASLSASYEIDFWGGKRAARDSAVESLRASEFDQATVELTLLGGVANSYTQVLSLREQSRIAELNLANAQSVLRLVQTRYDSGSATALELAQQKSLVAAQQRQLPLVQQQAEDARITLAALLGQPVQNLDLGQQPFAQLTWPSIDAGVPSDLLSRRPDIASAEARLAAAQADVTVARAAMLPSVTLSASLGSGADTASDILRSPFYNLTSALAAPIFNAGRLSAERDRARARQQELLESYRGAIVNGFADVEKALASIRGLDRQRQWQSEELRQAQIAFDIAQSRYQAGAADLLTVLETQRTLYAAQDQNVQLRLSRLQASIALYKALGGGWKAL
- a CDS encoding efflux RND transporter periplasmic adaptor subunit, producing MKRPRHPRRALLVTLCLIPIIALAAWQILPPGRDQLATVQVSRGTIESSVTALGTLQPRRYVDVGAQASGQIRKIHVEAGDPVKEGQLLVEIDPATQQAKLDASRFSIENLQAQLQEQRAQNELARQKYQRQQNLAAGGATRDEDVQTARAELKATQARIDMIQAQIRQAQASLRSDQAELGYTRIYAPMSGTVVAVDAREGQTLNAQQQTPLILRIARLSPMTVWAEVSEADIGHVKPGMSAYFTTLSGGARRWTSTVRQILPIPPKPLNESSQGSGSPNSSSKSGSGRVVLYTVLLDVDNADNALMAEMTAQVFFVAERAQDVLTAPIAALQGSAESGVQLARVAAKNGSIEERKVRVGISDRLRIQVLDGLDEGDHLLIGPAQSSGG
- a CDS encoding lysine N(6)-hydroxylase/L-ornithine N(5)-oxygenase family protein — its product is MTQAIASTIVHDLIGIGFGPSNLALAIALEERGQIQGPLDALFLDKQADYRWHGNTLVAQSDLQISFLKDLVTLRNPTSPYSFVNYLKHHGRLVDFINLGTFYPCRMEFNDYLRWVAGHFQEQSRYGEEVLAIEPVLHNQQVEALRVISRDSQGQEFVRTSRSVVVSPGGTPLIPDTFKALKDDGRVFHHAHYLERMASQPCTSGKPMNVAIIGGGQSAAEAFIDLNDSFPSVQVDMLMRGSALKPADDSPFVNEVFSPAFTDLVFQQPSGERERLVHEYQNTNYSVVDVDLIERIYGILYRQKVSGIARHAFRTLTTVEKASATAQGVELVLRNTSTGELSTRHYDAVILATGYERQTHRALLAPLEAYLGDFEVDRNYRLITDGRCKAGIYTQGFSQASHGLSDTLLSVLPIRAEEIAASLYEHDKGRHSRSVRDLLLATAS
- the pvdP gene encoding pyoverdine maturation tyrosinase PvdP → MTISRRGFIAGLALTGAAVPAAIYAHRELTREEEPQTPGEATVDLADTAGQQLADKLRGVWTLRFEGADAGLAGLPREGLELFLDIAQRGRGLRGYLDRAEALRGEAEPRYRVVGDLLAPDPKQLYWRLVSVDARDGAPCYEFNVVLDEVWADFGNAGSGTLSGRILRLDRPLALPEQDNRFVATKQLFPEARQRIGLNPTLLAWLVSPEHRLFHQLWHASRDKWHTLSEEKRDALRGIGWQPGPRGQERDARGKRKDRNGSGIDFFFMHRHMLGTARSMQDLPSWLNFPTPQPELERDRQGFARYFDNHDGFALPPTWLASDDAEYTQWVSDIKTAETYHSNFQVWESRYRDPRYLSTLTLGQFGSEVELGLHDWLHMRWASVPRDPSNGAPVPFARDPADFSARWYAAENDFLGDPFSSHVSPVFWHFHGWIDDRVEDWFRAHERFHPGEVSRLEVNGVPWFAPGRWVEIDDPWLGPDTHGCSTTPGLQLGRSVEMDPETMKLALRITFAEEGKLAELFRKVPKRPWYARHLKVRERLL